A single window of Nasonia vitripennis strain AsymCx chromosome 4, Nvit_psr_1.1, whole genome shotgun sequence DNA harbors:
- the LOC103316787 gene encoding nardilysin-like isoform X3 — MIIYNYIVITNLLNKSVTKPQQNENEYAKFIKDRGGSLLADTGYERTKYIFQIHPDHLQPAMDRFANLFINPSLRKETILRERESVDNEFHVDSASDYDRLRQLFRILPKDNHPASKFASGNLVTLRDNVSGEELYSELITFKRRHYSANRMTLAVQATLSLDTLEKYVKDCFSRLPMNHLSPYDFSKFTGFNSFNPLKFRKLYTVKSVTNCQEIELKWILPPSNHLYRSKPIHYICHLMNLEARGSLSHYFREKKMCDRLSVNHEQNSLFTVLTVNLVLPHRDQNGPCTKKILEAVFSYVNMMRRVPQDLRRRIFEELRSIAECKFEFADEINAASNVQSLCRNMQSYPATDYLTGNELYFEFDDREIQTFLDNLTPNNVFILVLGNKTLSDDELNEMEPWYKIRYLSEKMTDDWIGRLEKIEPFPEFFLPAGPNPFFVTDPRMIDQPVQLTESPVKIETDKENAEIWYKANLTFGLPQSYAYVRLATQRHVNSVQTCVMLRLLEILLHELLLEDLFNAKIAGLAFNVAANSDGILIKANGFSQKVPRLLNILVKFIADFVILVKKDVFDLVKSELLTYYSSVLYDPGSLATEISLSILESSYSWTSSEKHAALIGIKFNQFIDFARNLTNPFKAQCLVQGNVSKKDAIAIIKEAVEPLRFCSLFTNESRNLTNNSYRRLQIDRKFCKVKNFNVSDVSSVVMNHYNTNASYSSVLDLPIFKEFLQMLLQEPLFHQLRTTEQLGYSLSSFTTPTGFNITIYSPSFKFTTEHIDERIDLFVRSFFGLLKQMSKNEFDARIEDFVKMKMCEDVNLRDEVERNWFAITTGSPIFDQRRELILMIKSLTIREFHRWINNILMNVGNFKELSVQVVGNA; from the exons AACGATTTTACGAGAGCGAGAATCCGTCGATAATG AATTTCACGTGGATTCAGCTTCAGACTACGACCGACTTAGACAACTATTTCGCATCTTGCCCAAAGACAATCATCCAGCGTCAAAATTCGCTTCTGGCAATCTTGTAACTTTGCGCGACAATGTTAGCGGAGAAGAGTTGTATTCCGAATTAATCACTTTTAAAAGGAGACATTACAGTGCAAACAGGATGACATTAGCTGTTCAA GCCACTTTGTCGTTGGATACGTTGGAAAAATACGTAAAAGATTGTTTCTCTCGTCTTCCAATGAATCATCTATCGCCttacgatttttcaaaattcaccGGCTTCAACTCGTTTAATCCCCTGAAATTCCGAAAATTGTATACGGTGAAATCTGTTACCAACTGCCAAGAG ATAGAGTTAAAATGGATATTGCCACCGTCAAACCATTTGTACAGGAGTAAACCAATTCATTACATTTGCCATCTAATGAACCTCGAGGCTAGAGGCTCTCTAAGCCACTATtttcgcgagaaaaaaatgtgcGATCGACTGAGCGTAAATCACGAACAAAACTCGCTCTTCACTGTTCTTACAGTAAATCTGGTGCTTCCTCATCGCGACCAGAATGGTCCATGTACGAAAAAAATACTAGAGGCCGTGTTCTCTTATGTTAATATGATGCGACGAGTGCCTCAGGATTTGCGGAGAAGAATTTTCGAGGAACTTCGGTCGATCGCCGAGTGCAAATTCGA GTTTGCCGATGAAATCAATGCAGCTTCAAACGTTCAATCTTTGTGTCGTAACATGCAGTCTTATCCCGCAACCGATTACCTAACTGGGAATGAGTTATACTTCGAGTTTGATGATCGAGAGATACAAACATTCCTGGACAATTTGACTCCGAACAACGTCTTTATCCTTGTTTTGGGCAATAAAACGTTGAGCGATGATGAGCTCAACGAGATGGAGCCTTGGTACAAAATTAGGTATTTGAGCGAAAAAATGACGGATGATTGGATTGGAAGATTAGAGAAAATCGAACCGTTTCCTGAATTTTTCTTGCCTGCAGGACCTAATCCATTTTTCGTGACCGATCCTCGAATGATCGATCAACCGGTTCAACTTACAGAATCacccgttaaaattgaaactgATAAAGAGAACGCCGAAATATGGTACAAAGCAAACTTGACTTTCGGTCTTCCACAATCTTACGCGTATGTTCGTTTGGCGACTCAGCGTCATGTCAATTCTGTCCAAAC CTGCGTGATGTTGCGTttgcttgaaattttattacacgAGTTACTTTTGGAGGATCTATTCAACGCAAAAATAGCTGGTTTGGCGTTTAACGTTGCGGCAAACAGCGATGGAATCTTGATAAAGGCGAATGGATTCAGCCAAAAAGTGCCT CGTTTGCTAAACattttagtaaaatttatagCCGATTTTGTGATATTGGTAAAAAAGGATGTCTTCGATCTGGTGAAATCTGAATTACTGACCTACTACTCCAGCGTTTTGTACGATCCTGGATCTTTGGCTAC TGAAATCTCGTTGTCGATTTTGGAGTCATCATACAGTTGGACGTCATCGGAAAAACACGCTGCTTTGATCGGCATCAAATTTAATCAATTTATTGACTTTGCAAGAAATTTAACGAACCCCTTTAAAGCGCAATGCCTCGTGCAAGGAAATGTCAGTAAAAAAGACGCTATTGCGATTATTAAAGAAGCAGTAGAGCCTCTGAGATTCTGTTCGTTGTTTACGAATGAATCACGGAATTTGACTAATAACAGTTATCGAAGATTACAGATAGATCGGAAATTCTGCAaagtgaaaaattttaatgtctCAGACGTGAGTTCCGTCGTGATGAATCATTACAATACTAACGCCAGCTACTCATCTGTACTGGATTTACCAATTTTCAAGGAATTTTTGCag ATGCTCTTACAAGAACCTTTGTTTCATCAACTGCGAACTACAGAACAACTAGGCTACAGCCTATCCAGTTTTACAACCCCGACAGGCTTTAACATAACAATCTACAGTCCatcatttaaatttacaaCTGAACACATCGATGAACGAATTGATCTCTTCGTAAGAAGTTTCTTCGGCTTGTTGAAGCAAATGTCCAAAAATGAATTCGATGCTAGAATAgaagattttgtaaaaatgaaGATGTGCGAAGACGTTAATCTCAGGGATGAGGTTGAGAGAAACTGGTTTGCTATTACCACTGGGAGCCCAATTTTTGATCAACGAAGAGAACTAATTTTGATGATCAAAAGCTTGACGATCCGCGAATTTCATCGGTGGATCAATAACATTCTTATGAATGTTggaaattttaaagaattaaGTGTCCAAGTAGTGGGAAAtgcttga